The stretch of DNA CGGCTGTTCCGATCCTGAACCGAAACCGCACCATGACCCACGCCCGTACCAAGAAGAACCCTCCGCTGCGCGTCGGCGTCGGCGGCCCCGTCGGCTCCGGCAAGACCACGTTGCTGGAAATGCTGTGCAAGGCGATGCGCGACCGTTATGACCTGGTCGCGATCACCAACGACATCTACACCAAGGAAGACCAGCGCCTGCTGACCATCTCCGGCGCGCTGCTGGCCGAGCGCATCCTGGGCGTGGAAACCGGCGGCTGCCCGCACACCGCGATACGCGAGGACGCATCGATCAATCTGGAAGCGGTGGATCGCATGCTGGCGCGCTTCCCGGATGCCGACGTGGTCTTCATCGAGTCCGGCGGCGACAACCTGGCTGCGACCTTCAGCCCGGAACTTTCTGATCTTACGATCTACGTGATCGACGTCGCCGGGGGCGAGAAGATTCCTAGGAAGGGGGGCCCCGGCATCACCAAGTCCGACCTGCTGGTGATCAACAAGACCGACCTGGCGCCGTATGTGGGCGCATCGCTGCCGGTGATGGAAAGCGATGCGCGCAAGATGCGTGGCAGCCGGCCGTTCGTGATGGGCAGCGTCAAGTCCGGACAGGGGCTGGACCAGGTGATCGGCTTCATCGAACGGCAGGGCATGCTGGGGCTCTAGCCTTCCGGGGTCGCGTCGGCATCGGGTGCCGGCCTGGTGCCGGAGCTGCCGTGCCCGAGCGACGGGCGGAAGCTGCCCTTGCCCGCCAGCGCCCGCGCCACCGCGGCCACCAGGTTCAGCTCGGGCTCGGTCAGCTCGGCCATGTGGTGCATGGTGGCCTCGATTGCCGCGCGCTGGCGGTTGCCGAACGGCGCGCGCGCTTGCTCGACCTGCAGCTGGCTGGCGTCGTGGCGGCTGAAGTCGAGCATCTCGGCGGTGGGCACGGCGAGGGTCTCGGCGAGCCTGCAGATGTTGGCCAGCGCCAGGTTGCGCTTGCCGCTTTCAATGCCGCTGAGGTACGAGCGCGACAGTCCGCTTTCGAGCGAAAGCGTCTCCTGGGACCAGCCTCGTTGCTTGCGTAGCCAGGCGAGATGCAATCCGAAAAGTCTGAGATTTCGAGAGGTCATGGGTTCAACAAAAGTTCGGAGTGGTCTGAGGCTAAGGGTTTGACCTTGAGCCCACGACAACTTATCCTCATCCTCACTATCGGTGTCCGATCCGCAAACTGAGGGGCGCGCCAGGCAATGGCGCGGCACGATGGCATCAACCGGACGGCCTGCCTCGCAGCGCCGCGCCAGACGGGTTATTGCGCAAGACCGCGCGTCACGCCGCCATGCGTGCGCCGGCTGCGCGGACAGGCGCAGCGCGCCTGTCGCCCTGCAGGGGGATTGCCATGCAGATCTTCTCGCTGTTCGAGGCGCGCATGCGCGCCATCGATGCCGACCGTCACGCGCCGTCGGATTTCCTTCCCGGATTCCAGCCTCGCCTGCTTGCCGCCGCTGCCGGTCTCGGCTGCACCTGCGACTACATCTTCCTCTGCGCCGGCGAGCGCCAGCCCGAATTTTCAGCGGATTGCCATGAATGGTGGGGTTGCCTGCGCGGTGGCCTGCGGCTGTCTTCGCCCGGCCGCGGCAGCTTGCTGGTGGGCGGCGGCGAACTGTTCGCGCCCGCGCACCGTGTGCCGATGCAGGTGCAGGCGGTCGCCGACACCATCCTTGTGCGCGCGGTGCCGCAAGCCCCGGTCGAGGCCTCGCGCCCCGTGGCGATGCCCGCGGGCGCATGGCAGTGCGGGCTGGGCGCCATTGCGCCCGTCGGTGCCGGGGCCGATGCCGATGGCGTGGCCGCGCCGCATGCGCTGGCGGATGTGTTGGAAGCGGATGACTGGCAGGCGCAGCAGGGCATGCGCCCGGAGTTTGTGCAGCTGGATGGCTCGGTGGATGACTGGGGCCGGCACCTGCAGGCGCGCGGCCTGCGCTGGGCGCTGTGCTACCGGGGCGCGCTCGCCCTGCACTGGCATGGCGCGCTGGTGCGCAGCGGCGGTGACATGGCCTTCCTGCAGCCCGGCGCGCTCTACGCGCCGGACGCGCACGAGTCATGCCGGCTCGACGTGCTGGTGCCGGGCACTGGCCTGCTGTGCTGCTTCGGCGCTGGCGCTGCGCCGCATGATGGGGTGGACGCCCGCGGCGGCCGGCGCGCGGATGGCCACGCCGTGGCGCGCGCGGCGCTGGCGCTGGCCTGATGAGCGCGGCGGCCGCGGTGGCCGCCGCTTGCCTTTCAGTGGCGCTTGT from Cupriavidus taiwanensis encodes:
- a CDS encoding helix-turn-helix domain-containing protein, encoding MHLAWLRKQRGWSQETLSLESGLSRSYLSGIESGKRNLALANICRLAETLAVPTAEMLDFSRHDASQLQVEQARAPFGNRQRAAIEATMHHMAELTEPELNLVAAVARALAGKGSFRPSLGHGSSGTRPAPDADATPEG
- the ureG gene encoding urease accessory protein UreG, whose translation is MTHARTKKNPPLRVGVGGPVGSGKTTLLEMLCKAMRDRYDLVAITNDIYTKEDQRLLTISGALLAERILGVETGGCPHTAIREDASINLEAVDRMLARFPDADVVFIESGGDNLAATFSPELSDLTIYVIDVAGGEKIPRKGGPGITKSDLLVINKTDLAPYVGASLPVMESDARKMRGSRPFVMGSVKSGQGLDQVIGFIERQGMLGL